GACCGCGCCGCGCAGGCGGTCGGTGTCGAACGGGCCCGGCAACAGGGCGTTGATGGTGACGTTGTTGGCAACGGTCTTGCGTGCGATGCCGGCGACGAAGCCGGTGAGGCCGGCGCGCGCGCCGTTGGAGAGGCCCAGCACCTCGATCGGCGCCTTCACCGCCGCCGAAGTGATGTTGACGATGCGGCCGAATTTGCGCGCCATCATGCCGTCCACCGTCGCCTTGATCAGCTCGATCGGGGTCAGCATGTTGGCGTCGATCGCCTTGATCCAGTCGTCGCGGGTCCAGTTGCGGAAATCGCCGGGCGGCGGGCCGCCGGCGTTGTTGACCAGGATATCCGGATCGGGACAGGCTTTCAGCGCGGCTTCGCGGCCCGCGGGCGTGGTGATGTCGCCGACCACCTCGGTCACGGTGACGCCGGGATTAGCCTTGCGGATTTCGTCGGCGGTCTTCTTCAGCGCCTCGGCGCCGCGCGCCGTCAGGGTGACATGGACGCCTTCGTTGGCGAGCGCCATGGCGCAGGCGCGGCCCAGCCCCTTGCTCGATGCGCAGACGATGGCGCGGCGGCCTTTGATTCCAAGATCCACTATCTCACTCCCGTTTTTTCGGATGTTTTTGAAAAGCCTGACGCGGCCACTCTAGCCAACATCACCGGCCCTGATAAGACCCCGGCTTTGCGCGGGCCGAAATCGTCTGTATCAAGGCGCGCATATCACGCTTGGAGAAATTCGTCATGTCCGGCCTGTTCGACGTCAGCAAGGAAGTCATTCTCGTCACCGGCGCCAGCCAGGGGCTGGGACGGCAGTTCGCGCGGGTGCTGTCGGCCCATGGCGCCGCGGTGGTGCTGGCGGCGCGCCAGACCGCCAAGCTGAAGAGCCTGGAGGATGAGATCCGCTCCAAGGGCGGCCGCGCCGTCGCGGTGCAGATGGACGTGACCGACATCGCCTCGATTCCCAAAGCATTCGACAGCGCGGAATCAGCTCTCGGCCCGGTCAGCGTGCTCATCAACAATGCCGGCATCGCCATCGAGAAGCTCGCGATCGACCAGACCGAGGCGGACTGGGACGCCGTCATCAACGCCAACCTCAAGGGCGCCTATTTCGCGGCGACCGAGCTGGCGCGGCGGATGATCGCGCGCAAGCAGGAGGGCAATATCGTCAACGTCGCCTCCGTGCTCGGCTTCGGGGTGATGAAGTTCCTGTCGCCCTACACGGTCTCCAAGGCCGGCATCATCCAGGCCACCAAGGCGATGGCGCTGGAACTGGCCGGCAACGGCATCCGCGTCAACGCGCTGGCGCCGGGCTATATCGACACCGAGATGAACCACGAATTCTGGTCGACGCCCGCAGGCGAGCGGCTGGCAAAGCGGATTCCGCAGCGCCATGTCGGCGCCGAATCCGATCTCGACGGCGCCATCATGCTGCTGGCGTCCAATGCCTCGCGCTACATGACCGGCAGCGTGGTGACGGTAGACGGCGGGTTCTTGCTGACGTGAATTGAACGACAAGCGAAGCTTAGGGCTTACTTCCCCTCTCCCCTTGTGGGAGAGGGTGGCGCCTCACGAAGTGAGGCGACGGGTGAGGGGTCTGTCTCCGCGGATAGAGACCCCTCATCCGGCGCGCTCAGGAGCGCAAGTGCGCTCCAAAGCGCGCCACCTTCTCCCACAAGGGGAGAAGGAAGAAGTGCCGCAATCAACTACGCCCGCAGCTCCGCCTTGATCATGTCGGCGGCCTTCTCGCCGATCATGATGGTCGGGGCGTTGGTGTTGCCGCCGATCAGCGTCGGCATCACGGAGGCGTCGACGACGCGCAGGCCTTCCAGGCCGTGGACCTTCAGCTTCG
The genomic region above belongs to Bradyrhizobium sediminis and contains:
- a CDS encoding SDR family NAD(P)-dependent oxidoreductase → MSGLFDVSKEVILVTGASQGLGRQFARVLSAHGAAVVLAARQTAKLKSLEDEIRSKGGRAVAVQMDVTDIASIPKAFDSAESALGPVSVLINNAGIAIEKLAIDQTEADWDAVINANLKGAYFAATELARRMIARKQEGNIVNVASVLGFGVMKFLSPYTVSKAGIIQATKAMALELAGNGIRVNALAPGYIDTEMNHEFWSTPAGERLAKRIPQRHVGAESDLDGAIMLLASNASRYMTGSVVTVDGGFLLT
- a CDS encoding SDR family oxidoreductase codes for the protein MDLGIKGRRAIVCASSKGLGRACAMALANEGVHVTLTARGAEALKKTADEIRKANPGVTVTEVVGDITTPAGREAALKACPDPDILVNNAGGPPPGDFRNWTRDDWIKAIDANMLTPIELIKATVDGMMARKFGRIVNITSAAVKAPIEVLGLSNGARAGLTGFVAGIARKTVANNVTINALLPGPFDTDRLRGAVAKTEAERRGITVDQLLAERAKLNPAGRFGDPEEFGQACAFLCGAKAGFITGQNILLDGGAFPGTL